The Malus domestica chromosome 10, GDT2T_hap1 genome contains a region encoding:
- the LOC103429730 gene encoding uncharacterized protein isoform X6: MSKPSLRLQFTKLLVFYHVLLWQLGHWPQSKLHCRADVARLPEDEVSALRDFMSNTELRPEQIIEVTYCSDVVRTYGFVIECNCTNESGCRITGIRMSYLGLTGTIHEKVGDLTSLTYLILSNNTLHGGIPDTIGNLKNLQVLDLSRNQLNGSIPASLGRLVSLEYLYLQYNLLSQGIPPSFGSLTKLTELNLQFNMISDSIPEDFGNLSSLTIMELSENQLSGPLPQSLGNLTTLTTFYVSANNLSGKFPETYGNLTSLKKFSIAGNYISGPLPVETIAKWTNITHLVLVGNNFEGNLTEKIFRLPKLQYLLITDLANNSFPLPPKINNSANFISLTLRNCSINGTIPKYIGENMTSLRYLDLSFNKLTGGLPQNMSSKMIYMSFSRNMLNGTIAPSILGDSQTRIDLSFNYFSAEGSPVQSNQQLNLFACCRNSSTTEPQMMDPFEMKNRYCPENEPEYHSLFINCGGEETIVDGHQYDQDNDTSLFYTSPKKSWAYSLSGDFGVPESNTSNYIKSMTRGVHEAPLYEKARFSPISLEYYVFCLRKGNYIVTLYFKEIVDSKDEDYSSLRKRVFDVYIQDVRRLDYFKIREEEGTTEGPITKKISAVVVNDSGLLNIHLYWPGKGSYQYHPSFNGPLISAISVTPEFDPDKSKGQFVALITLASIVAALPLSLAFAWRMGWLPSEGFPKIETSQEKIVDEYQDSEELPSQEENGDEQRNTKDQGTRKNTEKYQGQEEIGDEHQDNEELPSQEEIGDEHQDNEELPSQEEIGDEHQDNEELPSQEEIGDEHQDNEELPSQEEIGDEPRNTKGQEEVGDEQRNTKDQGRRKNTKTKRKKKEKLGDEHPNIVKKLGMFGLSYGFPLGMSSEELPSQEEIGDKHQDSEEFPSKEEIGDEHQDSEELPSQEEIGDEQRNTKGQQEINDEQRNTKDQGRRKNTETKRKKKEKIGDDHPDTVKKLGMLGLSYGFPSGQEEIGEEHQDSEELPNQEEIGDEHQDREELPSQEEIGDEQRNTKGQEEIGDEQRNTKDQGRRKNTETKRKKKEKIGDERPNTIKKLGMFGLSYGLPLDMSSEELPSKEEIGDEHQDSEELPSQEEIGDEQRNTKDQGRRKNTETKRKKKEKIGDERPNTVKKLGMFGLSYGLPLDMSSEELPSQEEIGDEQRKTKDQGRWKNTETKRKKKEKIGDEHPDTVKKLGMLGLSYGFPLGMSSEELPSEEEIGDEQQDSEELPSQEEIGDEQRNRKGQEEIGEEQRNTKDQGRQKNTETKRKKKEKIGDEHPDTVKKLGMFGLSYGFPLGMSNEELPSQEEIGDEHQDSEELPSQQEIGDEQRNKKGQEEIGDEQRNTKDQGRWKNTETKTKKKEKIGDEHPDTVKKLGMLGLSYGFPLGMSSEELPSEEEIGDEHQDSEELPSQEEIGDEQRNTKDQGRRKNTETKRKKKEKIGDEHPDTVKKLGMFGLSYGFPLGMSSEELPSQEEIGDEHQDSEKLPSQEEIGDEQRNMKGQEEIGDEQRNTKDQGRRKNTETKMKKKEKIGDEHPDIVKKLGMLGSSYGFPLGMSSEELPSQEEISDEHQDNEELPSQEKIGDEQRNTKGQEEIGDEQRNTKDQGRRKNTKTKMKKKEKIGDEHPDTVKKLGMLGLSYGFPLGMSSEELLSQEEIGDEHQDSEELRSQEEISDEQRNTKGQEEIGDEQINTKDQGRRTNTKTRRKKNEKIGDEHLDAVKELINATENFSDKKKLGHSETFFMAQLPSHTVAVKKLDSAHFKGKIDKLKEEIGIIESLQHNNILKLLHAYIGKDLQFLVYEYMENKSLEDILFGSSTSGTIKLDWNTRVNICLGIAQGLQYLHERVQIVHTNIKSANILLNEKLEAKISDFGFANLYSEEDKVMAIGRETKKGYTAPEYLQTDDLDSKLDVFSFGVVVLEIVSGERNVRNQSKKETEVLLDRAYKANRNGNLKSLVDKNLSTFDEREALIILKLALECTTMGASVRPEMSGVVSVLLGEKSIDEVCSPAKPTGDINVVGSLEELAGISDMAAKPTGDINVVGSLEESAGISDMAESLSPLWGS; encoded by the exons ATGAGTAAGCCTTCTCTAAGACTGCAGTTTACTAAGCTTCTTGTTTTTTACCATGTTCTACTTTGGCAACTTGGACACTGGCCTCAATCCAAACTCCACTGCAGAGCCGACGTGGCTCGACTGCCGGAAGATGAAG TGTCTGCTCTCCGTGACTTTATGAGCAACACAGAGTTAAGGCCAGAGCAAATCATTGAGGTGACGTATTGCAGTGATGTAGTCCGGACTTACGGTTTTGTCATCGAATGTAATTGCACTAATGAGAGTGGATGCCGGATCACTGGAAT TAGAATGAGCTACTTAGGTTTAACTGGAACTATTCATGAAAAAGTGGGTGATCTTACAAGCCTAACCTACCT CATTCTATCCAACAACACACTTCATGGCGGAATACCAGACACCATTGGGAATTTGAAGAATCTCCAAGTCCT GGATCTATCGCGAAATCAACTCAATGGTTCAATACCAGCAAGCTTAGGGCGCTTGGTTTCTCTTGAATATCT ATATCTGCAATACAACTTGCTTAGCCAAGGTATACCACCAAGTTTTGGTTCACTGACGAAACTTACTGAATT GAATCTGCAGTTTAATATGATATCAGACTCAATTCCTGAGGATTTTGGAAATCTTTCGAGTCTTACAATTAT GGAACTGTCTGAGAATCAGCTGTCTGGTCCTCTTCCACAAAGCCTCGGAAACTTGACAACTCTCACAACCTT CTATGTGTCAGCCAATAATTTGAGTGGGAAATTTCCAGAAACTTATGGAAACCTCACAAGCCTGAAAAAGTT TTCGATAGCCGGGAATTACATTTCTGGTCCCTTACCAGTTGAAACCATAGCCAAGTGGACTAATATCACTCACCT GGTGCTCGTGGGAAACAATTTCGAAGGAAACTTGACTGAAAAAATATTCCGCTTGCCAAAGCTTCAGTATCT GTTGATAACTGACCTggcaaataatagtttcccaTTACCACCAAAAATCAACAACAGTGCCAATTTCATTTCTCT AACACTGAGGAACTGCTCAATCAACGGCACAATCCCCAAATACATTGGTGAAAATATGACATCCCTAAGATACCT AGACTTGAGCTTCAATAAGTTAACTGGTGGCCTCCCTCAGAATATGAGTTCAAAAATGATTTACat GTCTTTTTCTAGAAATATGCTTAACGGGACAATCGCACCTTCGATACTTGGGGACTCCCAAACTAGGAT AGATCTTTCGTTCAACTATTTTTCAGCAGAAGGCTCTCCAGTACAAAGCAACCAACAACT GAACTTGTTTGCATGCTGCCGCAACTCCTCAACCACTGAGCCACAAat GATGGATCCATTTGAAATGAAGAACAGATACTGTCCTGAAAACGAACCGGAGT ACCATTCCTTGTTTATTAATTGTGGTGGTGAAGAAACAATCGTAGATGGGCATCAATATGATCAAGATAATGACACATCCCTCTTTTACACAAGTCCAAAGAAAAGCTGGGCTTACAGCCTTTCCGGAGACTTTGGTGTACCAGAAAGTAATACTAGTAATTATATCAAGAGCATGACACGTGGAGTTCATGAGGCACCGTTGTATGAAAAAGCTCGGTTTTCCCCGATATCTCTCGAGTATTATGTTTTTTGTCTACGCAAAGGCAATTATATTGTGACGCTTTATTTCAAGGAAATTGTAGACAGTAAGGATGAAGATTATAGTAGTTTAAGAAAACGCGTATTTGATGTATATATTCAG GATGTGAGGAGACTAGATTATTTCAAGATTAGGGAGGAGGAGGGAACTACAGAAGGACCAATAACTAAAAAGATTTCAGCTGTGGTTGTAAATGATAGCGGTCTATTGAACATCCACTTGTACTGGCCTGGAAAGGGATCGTATCAATACCATCCTAGTTTTAATGGACCTCTAATATCAGCTATTTCTGTGACTCCTG AGTTCGATCCCGATAAAAGCAAAGGTCAATTTGTTGCATTGATTACGCTTGCTTCAATTGTTGCTGCTCTGCCGCTTTCATTGGCTTTTGCTTGGAGGATGGGCTGGCTGCCAAGCGAAGGGTTCCCCA AAATCGAAACAAGTCAAGAAAAAATAGTTGATGAGTATCAAGACAGCGAAGAGCTCCCCA GTCAAGAAGAAAATGGTGATGAGCAGAGAAACACGAAAGATCAAGGCACGCGgaagaacacagaaaaatatcAAG GTCAAGAAGAAATAGGAGATGAGCATCAAGACAACGAAGAGCTCCCCA GTCAAGAAGAAATAGGAGATGAGCATCAAGACAACGAAGAGCTCCCCA GTCAAGAAGAAATAGGAGATGAGCATCAAGACAACGAAGAGCTCCCCA GTCAAGAAGAAATAGGTGATGAGCATCAAGACAACGAAGAGCTCCCCA GTCAAGAAGAAATAGGTGATGAGCCGAGAAACACGAAAGGTCAAGAAGAAGTAGGAGATGAACAGAGAAACACGAAAGATCAAGGCAGGCGGaagaacacaaaaacaaagaggaagaaaaaggaaaaactaGGTGATGAGCATCCAAACATCGTCAAAAAATTGGGTATGTTCGGATTGAGCTATGGATTTCCGTTGGGAATGTCAAGCGAAGAGCTCCCCA GTCAAGAAGAAATAGGTGATAAGCATCAGGACAGCGAAGAGTTCCCCA GTAAAGAAGAAATAGGTGATGAGCATCAAGACAGCGAAGAGCTCCCCA GTCAAGAAGAAATAGGTGATGAGCAGAGAAACACGAAAGGTCAACAAGAAATAAATGACGAGCAGAGAAACACGAAAGATCAAGGCAGGCGGAAGAACACAGaaacaaagaggaagaaaaaggaaaaaataggTGATGATCATCCAGACACCGTAAAAAAATTGGGTATGTTGGGATTGAGCTATGGATTTCCGTCGG GTCAAGAAGAAATAGGTGAGGAGCATCAAGACAGCGAAGAGCTCCCCA aTCAAGAAGAAATAGGTGATGAGCATCAAGACAGGGAAGAGCTCCCCA GCCAAGAAGAAATAGGTGATGAGCAGAGAAACACGAAAGGTCAAGAAGAAATAGGTGATGAGCAGAGAAACACGAAAGATCAAGGCAGGCGGAAGAACACAGaaacaaagaggaagaaaaaggaaaaaataggTGATGAGCGTCCAAACACCATCAAAAAATTGGGTATGTTCGGATTGAGCTATGGATTACCGTTGGATATGTCAAGCGAAGAGCTCCCCA GTAAAGAAGAAATAGGTGATGAGCATCAAGACAGCGAAGAACTCCCCA GCCAAGAAGAAATAGGTGATGAGCAGAGAAACACGAAAGATCAAGGCAGGCGGAAGAACACAGaaacaaagaggaagaaaaaggaaaaaataggTGATGAGCGTCCAAACACCGTCAAAAAATTGGGTATGTTCGGATTGAGCTATGGATTACCGTTGGATATGTCAAGCGAAGAGCTCCCCA gCCAAGAAGAAATAGGTGATGAGCAGAGAAAAACGAAAGATCAAGGCAGGTGGAAGAACACAGaaacaaagaggaagaaaaaggaaaaaataggTGATGAGCATCCCGACACCGTCAAAAAATTGGGTATGTTGGGATTGAGCTATGGATTTCCGTTGGGTATGTCAAGCGAAGAGCTCCCCA GTGAAGAAGAAATAGGTGatgaacaacaagatagcgaagAGCTCCCCA gtCAAGAAGAAATAGGTGATGAGCAGAGAAACAGGAAAGGTCAAGAAGAAATAGGTGAGGAGCAGAGAAACACGAAAGATCAAGGCAGGCAGAAGAACACagaaacaaaaaggaagaaaaaggaaaaaataggTGATGAGCATCCAGACACTGTAAAAAAATTGGGTATGTTCGGATTGAGCTATGGATTTCCGTTGGGTATGTCAAACGAAGAGCTCCCCA GTCAAGAAGAAATAGGTGATGAGCATCAAGACAGCGAAGAACTCCCCA GTCAACAAGAAATAGGTGATGAGCAGAGAAACAAGAAAGGTCAAGAAGAAATTGGTGATGAGCAGAGAAACACGAAAGATCAAGGCAGGTGGAAGAACACAGAAACAAAGacgaagaaaaaggaaaaaataggTGATGAGCATCCAGACACCGTCAAAAAATTGGGTATGTTGGGATTGAGCTATGGATTTCCGTTGGGTATGTCAAGCGAAGAGCTCCCCA GTGAAGAAGAAATAGGTGATGAGCATCAAGATAGCGAAGAGCTCCCCA GTCAAGAAGAAATAGGTGATGAGCAGAGAAACACGAAAGATCAAGGCAGGCGGAAGAACACTGaaacaaagaggaagaaaaaggaaaaaataggTGATGAGCATCCAGACACTGTAAAAAAATTGGGTATGTTCGGATTGAGCTATGGATTTCCGTTGGGTATGTCAAGCGAAGAGCTCCCCA GTCAAGAAGAAATAGGTGATGAGCATCAAGACAGCGAAAAGCTCCCTA GTCAAGAAGAAATAGGTGATGAGCAAAGAAACATGAAAGGTCAAGAAGAAATAGGGGATGAGCAGAGAAACACGAAAGATCAAGGTAGGCGGAAGAACACAGAaacaaagatgaagaaaaaggaaaaaataggTGATGAGCATCCAGACATTGTTAAAAAATTGGGTATGTTGGGATCGAGCTATGGATTTCCGTTGGGTATGTCAAGCGAAGAGCTCCCCA gTCAAGAAGAAATAAGTGATGAGCATCAAGACAACGAAGAGCTCCCCA GTCAAGAAAAAATAGGTGATGAGCAGAGAAACACGAAAGGTCAAGAAGAAATAGGGGATGAGCAGAGAAACACGAAAGATCAAGGCAGGCGGaagaacacaaaaacaaagatgaagaaaaaggaaaaaataggTGATGAGCATCCAGACACTGTTAAAAAATTGGGTATGTTGGGATTGAGCTATGGATTTCCGTTGGGTATGTCAAGCGAAGAGCTCCTCA GTCAAGAAGAAATAGGTGATGAGCATCAAGACAGCGAAGAGCTCCGCA GTCAAGAAGAAATAAGTGATGAGCAGAGAAACACGAAAGGTCAAGAAGAAATTGGTGATGAGCAGATAAACACGAAAGATCAAGGCAGGCGGACGAACAcaaaaacaaggaggaagaaaaatgaaaaaataggTGATGAGCATCTAGACGCCGTCAAAGAATTAATAAATGCTACCGAAAATTTTAGcgacaaaaaaaaacttggtcATTCTGAGACATTTTTTATG GCACAACTGCCAAGTCATACTGTGGCCGTGAAGAAACTAGATTCCGCTCATTTTAAGGGAAAAATCGATAAACTGAAAGAGGAAATTGGCATCATAGAGTCATTGCAACACAACAATATCCTTAAACTGTTGCATGCTTATATTGGAAAAGACCTCCAATTTCTTGTTTACGAATACATGGAAAATAAATCCCTTGAAGACATCTTATTTG GCTCGAGTACTTCTGGCACAATCAAGCTTGATTGGAATACAAGGGTTAACATTTGCTTGGGAATAGCACAGGGTTTGCAATATCTACATGAGAGAGTACAGATTGTTCATACGAATATAAAATCTGCTAATATTCTTCTTAATGAAAAACTTGAGGCTAAGATATCGGACTTTGGATTTGCAAATCTTTATTCTGAAGAAGATAAAGTTATGGCCATCGGAAGAGAAACAAAGAA AGGCTACACGGCGCCAGAGTATTTGCAAACGGATGATTTAGATAGCAAACTGGATGTTTTCAGCTTTGGGGTGGTCGTACTTGAAATTGTTAGTGGGGAGAGAAACGTACGTaaccaatcaaagaaggaaactGAGGTTCTTTTAGACAGG GCTTATAAAGCAAATAGAAACGGAAATTTGAAGAGCTTGGTTGATAAGAATTTGTCTACATTTGATGAAAGAGAAGCCCTTATCATCTTGAAATTAGCATTGGAGTGCACCACGATGGGTGCTAGTGTCAGACCTGAAATGTCTGGAGTTGTTAGTGTTCTTCTTGGCGAAAAAAGCATTGACGAGGTTTGTTCACCTGCCAAGCCCACTGGCGACATCAATGTTGTTGGTTCCCTCGAAGAGTTGGCAGGCATTTCTGATATGGCTGCCAAGCCCACTGGCGACATCAATGTTGTTGGTTCCCTCGAAGAGTCGGCAGGCATTTCTGATATGGCAGAGTCTCTTTCCCCACTTTGGGGAAGTTGA